A section of the Roseivirga sp. BDSF3-8 genome encodes:
- the rpsC gene encoding 30S ribosomal protein S3, which yields MGQKVNPIGFRLGIVKGWDSNWYGGKSFSDKLVEDHNIRKYIEVRIPKGGVSKVIIERTLKRITLTIHTARPGVVIGKGGSEVDKIKEELKKLTGKDVQINIFEIKRPELDAKLVGDSIAQQLEARISYRRAMKQAIASSMRVGAQGIKIKVSGRLGGAEMARTEQYKEGRIPLHTLRADIDYAFSEANTVYGKIGIKVWIFKGEVFGKRDLSPNVGLGGQQGGGRRKRGDGNPRRRKK from the coding sequence ATGGGACAGAAAGTAAATCCTATCGGGTTTAGACTTGGTATCGTTAAAGGTTGGGACTCCAACTGGTATGGCGGAAAGTCTTTCTCTGATAAACTTGTAGAAGATCATAACATTCGTAAGTACATCGAAGTACGAATTCCTAAGGGTGGAGTTTCGAAAGTTATAATCGAGCGAACACTTAAGCGTATCACACTTACAATTCATACAGCCCGTCCCGGTGTAGTTATTGGTAAGGGTGGTTCAGAGGTTGACAAGATCAAAGAAGAGCTGAAAAAGCTTACAGGTAAGGATGTTCAGATTAATATCTTTGAAATTAAACGACCTGAGCTTGATGCTAAGCTGGTAGGGGATTCAATCGCCCAACAGTTAGAGGCTCGTATATCATACCGTAGAGCAATGAAGCAAGCTATCGCTTCTTCTATGCGTGTAGGCGCTCAGGGTATTAAGATTAAAGTAAGTGGGCGCCTTGGTGGTGCTGAGATGGCACGTACGGAACAGTATAAAGAAGGTAGAATTCCCCTTCATACTCTTCGTGCTGATATCGACTATGCTTTCTCTGAGGCTAATACAGTATATGGAAAGATCGGTATTAAGGTCTGGATATTTAAAGGTGAGGTCTTTGGAAAGCGTGACCTATCCCCTAATGTTGGCCTTGGTGGGCAGCAAGGTGGAGGACGTCGCAAAAGAGG
- the rplV gene encoding 50S ribosomal protein L22 — MEAVAKLKNVPTSPRKMRLVADIIRGERVNKALGILKYHPRESATRLEKLLLSAISNWQAKNEDARLEESDLYIKEIFVDSGRILKRLRPAPQGRAHRIRKRSNHVTIVVDTFEPAVTTNEEKETENTDNA; from the coding sequence ATGGAAGCAGTAGCCAAATTGAAAAATGTACCCACCTCTCCAAGGAAGATGAGGTTGGTAGCCGATATCATTCGAGGAGAAAGAGTTAATAAGGCACTAGGTATTTTGAAATACCACCCGAGAGAAAGTGCTACTCGCTTAGAAAAACTGCTTCTTTCAGCGATTTCAAACTGGCAGGCTAAGAATGAGGATGCCAGATTAGAAGAATCTGATCTCTACATCAAAGAAATATTTGTTGATAGTGGTCGAATTCTAAAAAGACTCAGACCAGCTCCTCAGGGTCGTGCGCATAGAATACGCAAAAGATCCAATCATGTAACTATAGTAGTGGACACATTTGAACCTGCTGTTACAACTAATGAGGAGAAAGAAACTGAAAACACTGATAACGCTTAA